The following proteins are co-located in the Desulfatitalea tepidiphila genome:
- a CDS encoding RecB family exonuclease yields the protein MVLSELRQTPHLSASSINEYVECSLLYKFGRIDKLPMEFKSDALEFGTCIHRVLEAYYSAKMMGDRMLLKDVHEFFVFTWLDMARGRDDIRYADGNDYNSLLMFGRDLLTAWYTKLPDDDFTILAIEEAFSFNLPGIDIPIIGAMDLVEQDNSGTIIITDFKTSGRAYSKDEVDSNQQLTMYQIAAKQNGYADHEILLRFDTLIKTKVPRCEQYWTTRTELDERRLIKKARQVWDGISKEVFVPNDTSWKCKGCAYKQACDAYLEGEEYDQASHP from the coding sequence ATGGTTTTAAGTGAGCTCAGGCAAACGCCGCACCTATCGGCATCGAGCATCAACGAATATGTGGAGTGCTCGCTGCTGTATAAATTTGGGCGCATCGACAAACTGCCTATGGAATTTAAATCCGATGCCCTGGAATTTGGCACCTGCATTCATCGGGTGCTTGAAGCATATTACAGCGCCAAGATGATGGGGGACAGGATGTTGCTCAAGGATGTCCATGAGTTTTTCGTGTTCACCTGGCTGGATATGGCAAGGGGCCGCGATGATATCCGGTATGCGGACGGTAACGATTACAACTCGCTTTTGATGTTTGGAAGAGATCTACTGACTGCCTGGTATACCAAGTTGCCCGATGACGATTTTACCATCCTGGCCATAGAAGAGGCGTTCAGTTTCAACCTGCCGGGTATCGACATTCCCATCATCGGGGCAATGGATCTGGTCGAACAGGACAATTCCGGCACCATCATCATTACCGATTTCAAGACATCTGGTCGGGCCTATTCAAAGGATGAGGTGGACAGCAATCAACAACTGACCATGTATCAGATCGCCGCCAAGCAAAATGGATACGCCGATCATGAGATCCTGCTGCGCTTCGACACCTTGATAAAAACGAAAGTACCTCGTTGTGAACAGTATTGGACTACCCGTACAGAGCTTGATGAACGGCGCCTGATCAAAAAGGCCAGGCAGGTGTGGGATGGGATATCAAAGGAAGTGTTCGTGCCCAACGATACCAGCTGGAAGTGCAAAGGGTGCGCCTACAAACAGGCCTGTGACGCTTATCTGGAAGGAGAAGAGTATGACCAAGCGAGCCATCCATGA
- a CDS encoding ATP-dependent helicase, with protein MSELNPKQQEAANFKEGIAAVIAVPGSGKTRTMMERIGILVTEYGIPPEHILGLTFTRNAADEMRSRLVPVLGEMSSRVRLSTIHSFCLHLLKVEGKVFEILSGKEQLVFIKNVMKGLKVKDLTVGTVLREISLAKNNIIDPIEFKALFSGDKTMMRISDIYQAYDEAKEHKLLLDFDDLLLETYFLLRDNDEVRAKYQGSFQSILVDEFQDTNPVQFELLRLLIREDGNLDASSFWVAGDDHQAIYSFTGASVGNILNFQSMFPGSRQFILDLNYRSTPQILTACQNLIRHNVKQIHKELKTDNPDGDDVVVLEASNEETEAMGVVNEIVDLIERRGYQYSDIAVLYRANFQSRYVEEAFLQNKIPYHIQSGRTFYDRHEVKCLLDYLRVIHAPDSDEADEALLNILNVPVRYVSNQVKDQLKDYCRKRGIHLYAGLKSMIIAVPYVRKLIREFVAFMDPLIETAETLEPVQVIQKIRIIWDYDRFVVDEDIPSPDDIKISNINQLQLAAARYSTIAAFLEYADSFTDETVGDDKEGVSLMTVHKAKGLEFAVVFVIGLVEGLMPSGKGNLEEERRICFVAISRAMKLLFVSYPLNYLGQPAKKSQFLDEMLGKRDVDLQKSAA; from the coding sequence ATGAGCGAATTAAATCCCAAACAACAGGAAGCAGCTAATTTCAAAGAGGGCATCGCCGCCGTCATAGCAGTGCCGGGTAGCGGTAAAACCAGAACCATGATGGAAAGGATCGGCATCCTTGTCACCGAATACGGCATACCGCCCGAGCATATCCTTGGATTGACGTTTACCAGGAACGCCGCCGACGAAATGCGATCACGCCTGGTGCCGGTGTTGGGAGAGATGTCGTCACGGGTCCGATTGTCCACTATCCATTCGTTTTGTCTGCATCTGCTCAAGGTCGAGGGCAAAGTCTTTGAAATCCTATCCGGCAAAGAGCAGCTGGTGTTCATCAAAAATGTCATGAAAGGATTGAAGGTAAAGGATCTGACCGTTGGGACCGTGCTGCGAGAAATCTCTCTGGCCAAAAACAACATCATCGACCCGATAGAGTTTAAAGCGCTCTTTTCCGGCGACAAGACCATGATGCGCATTTCTGACATCTACCAGGCATACGATGAAGCCAAGGAACACAAACTGCTGCTCGATTTTGATGACCTGCTCCTTGAAACCTACTTCCTGCTGCGGGATAACGATGAAGTACGAGCGAAATACCAGGGCAGCTTTCAATCGATCCTTGTCGATGAATTTCAAGACACCAACCCGGTGCAGTTCGAGTTGCTGCGCCTGTTGATTCGGGAAGACGGCAATCTTGACGCTTCGAGTTTTTGGGTAGCTGGCGATGATCATCAAGCGATCTATTCATTTACTGGAGCATCCGTTGGCAATATTTTAAACTTTCAATCGATGTTCCCCGGCTCTCGTCAGTTCATTCTCGATCTGAATTATCGCTCAACGCCCCAGATCCTCACTGCCTGTCAGAACCTGATCCGTCACAACGTCAAGCAGATCCACAAGGAGTTAAAGACCGACAACCCGGATGGGGATGATGTCGTTGTACTCGAAGCATCTAACGAAGAGACAGAAGCGATGGGCGTGGTCAATGAAATCGTGGATCTTATCGAGCGCCGTGGTTATCAATACAGCGACATTGCCGTGCTCTATCGAGCAAATTTTCAATCCCGGTATGTGGAAGAGGCCTTCTTGCAAAACAAAATCCCGTATCACATTCAAAGCGGCCGGACCTTTTATGATCGTCATGAGGTCAAGTGTTTGCTCGACTATCTGCGGGTGATCCATGCCCCGGATAGCGATGAGGCAGACGAGGCATTGCTCAACATCCTCAATGTGCCGGTCCGTTATGTAAGCAACCAGGTCAAGGACCAATTAAAAGATTACTGCCGGAAGCGGGGGATTCATCTGTATGCGGGATTAAAGTCCATGATCATCGCGGTGCCCTATGTGAGAAAGCTGATCAGAGAATTTGTGGCTTTCATGGACCCGTTGATTGAAACCGCCGAAACATTAGAGCCAGTGCAGGTCATACAGAAGATTCGCATCATCTGGGACTATGATCGCTTTGTCGTGGACGAAGACATTCCCAGCCCCGATGACATCAAAATTTCAAACATCAATCAATTACAATTAGCGGCCGCCCGCTATTCGACCATTGCCGCCTTTCTCGAATATGCCGACAGCTTCACCGACGAGACAGTGGGTGACGACAAAGAGGGCGTGAGTTTAATGACCGTGCATAAGGCAAAGGGATTGGAGTTTGCCGTGGTGTTCGTCATTGGTCTGGTTGAGGGACTGATGCCCAGCGGTAAAGGAAACCTGGAAGAAGAAAGGCGCATATGTTTTGTCGCCATATCAAGGGCCATGAAACTGCTGTTTGTGTCATACCCATTGAACTATCTGGGACAACCAGCCAAAAAGTCCCAGTTTCTGGATGAAATGCTCGGCAAGCGTGACGTCGACCTGCAAAAATCCGCCGCTTAA
- a CDS encoding DUF932 domain-containing protein encodes MKPNLTTLGKVFDRVDAMSVNCFDHNIAVPDISFDNLDIVRIAGEPHPLRPVAQRSISNRLGIPYPYLTRCPSDVQAMNLNHWIKHEKNDQLLFRFDGQEVRAVFTTKYIPVDNFEVMERLDSLGYKPETPVQCHLDTEFMSLSIPDGAKAFDINGDKFKPGISISNSEVGLASLSIAAFVLRLVCTNGLVAKSDVSASYRHVSTKILNEFPIVMDKVSLELGAQREQFRLSLESRVENPESTLASFNRQFALNGGEKDAVERAWLHEAGETMFHVVNTYTRAAQKEDLPAESSFRLSRVGGNILGMLN; translated from the coding sequence ATGAAACCCAATCTGACCACCCTTGGTAAAGTGTTCGACCGCGTGGATGCCATGTCGGTAAACTGTTTCGATCATAACATCGCTGTGCCGGACATATCGTTTGATAACCTGGACATCGTTCGCATTGCAGGTGAACCCCATCCGCTAAGACCTGTGGCGCAACGATCCATATCCAATCGTCTGGGAATCCCATACCCGTATTTGACCAGATGTCCATCCGATGTGCAGGCGATGAATTTGAATCACTGGATCAAGCATGAGAAAAATGATCAGCTGCTTTTCCGTTTCGATGGACAGGAAGTTCGAGCAGTCTTTACCACCAAGTATATCCCCGTGGATAACTTTGAAGTGATGGAGCGCCTGGACTCTCTGGGATATAAACCCGAGACACCGGTCCAATGTCATCTGGATACAGAGTTCATGTCGTTGAGCATCCCGGATGGTGCCAAGGCATTTGACATCAACGGAGACAAATTCAAACCGGGCATCTCCATATCCAATTCTGAAGTGGGATTGGCATCGCTATCCATTGCGGCGTTTGTGTTGAGACTGGTCTGCACAAACGGGTTGGTGGCGAAATCCGATGTCTCTGCGTCGTATAGGCATGTGAGCACCAAGATTTTGAACGAATTTCCCATCGTGATGGACAAGGTATCGCTGGAGTTGGGCGCTCAGCGGGAACAGTTCCGGTTGTCGTTGGAATCAAGAGTGGAAAATCCTGAATCGACCCTGGCCAGCTTCAATCGACAGTTTGCTTTGAATGGCGGTGAAAAGGATGCTGTGGAACGGGCATGGCTTCATGAAGCAGGAGAGACCATGTTCCATGTGGTTAACACGTATACCAGGGCGGCACAGAAGGAGGATTTGCCAGCCGAATCCAGTTTTCGGCTATCGCGTGTCGGCGGGAATATATTGGGGATGTTGAACTGA
- a CDS encoding lambda-exonuclease family protein gives MIYTEETLKSIIRCTTCQQRLRVPINIGQIRVTCSKCKSCFIVDTGNKPHYHHVQLPYQVIDIQQGSTAWLAWRDSGLGSSDAPTIMGENPWKSRKQLLYEKKNKIRIKANAAMARGTSLEPEARKKYEEMKKISVHPICLKSSKFDWLLASVDGLSKDGRFVVEIKCGNSVYRNTRSTNKVPKYYYGQLQHILAVTDLPMIDFWCYLPDLPGININVYKDDRYIAELLENEMEFWNDLKKLGN, from the coding sequence ATGATCTATACGGAAGAAACCTTAAAATCTATAATTAGATGTACTACATGTCAGCAGCGGCTGCGTGTCCCTATCAATATTGGGCAGATCCGTGTTACCTGTTCTAAATGCAAATCTTGTTTTATTGTCGATACTGGAAATAAACCTCATTATCACCACGTACAGCTTCCTTATCAGGTTATTGATATTCAACAAGGATCCACTGCTTGGCTTGCATGGAGAGATTCTGGTCTGGGTTCATCAGATGCACCTACGATTATGGGAGAAAATCCTTGGAAAAGCCGTAAACAACTTTTGTATGAAAAAAAGAATAAAATTCGAATTAAAGCCAATGCCGCTATGGCTCGTGGAACTTCTCTTGAACCTGAGGCACGAAAAAAGTATGAAGAAATGAAAAAGATTTCTGTACATCCAATATGCCTTAAGAGTTCAAAATTTGATTGGTTGTTAGCAAGCGTTGACGGATTATCTAAAGATGGACGTTTTGTGGTTGAAATAAAATGTGGAAATAGTGTTTACAGAAATACGAGATCGACTAACAAAGTACCAAAATATTATTATGGTCAGTTGCAGCATATTTTGGCAGTAACAGATTTACCTATGATAGATTTTTGGTGTTACCTTCCGGACCTGCCAGGAATTAACATAAATGTTTACAAGGATGACCGCTACATAGCTGAATTACTGGAAAATGAAATGGAATTTTGGAATGACCTCAAAAAGCTTGGGAATTAA